One genomic segment of Suttonella sp. R2A3 includes these proteins:
- a CDS encoding ABC transporter substrate-binding protein yields MMKKTLLALAMTGAMATMAQAAEIKVAFDADPVSLDPQEQLSEGTLQMANWLFDPIVRFDENLEIEPVLAESWEQISPTVTRFNLRKGIKFHSGNDMTADDVLFTYQRMLTSGDFKGLFALYEGIEKVDDYTIDVVTKEPYPLVLANMTYLFVMDEDFYSGTDENGKDKALIEKSTGTYASTHVSGTGPFTIESRQQGVESVYVKNPDYWGETGNVDKFTLVPIKENATRVSALLSGGVDWIYPVPPTDLDRVESNEAFELYSIPSDRIITFQMNQNVAEPFKDARVRQAVIYAVNNPGIVEKIMRGFATAAGQNSPEGYSGYNPDLTPRYDLEKAKELMKEAGYEDGFSVTMIAPNNRYVNDEKIAQAVAAMLAKINIKVDLTTMPKAQYWDEFDKCEAGMPMIGWSSDTGDSANYSEYLTMTRDADSGVGQYNCNGNSAPELDELVNKANTMVDGEERNALLREASKIEYDEAIFVPLHWQNYNWGYTKRITNFPETVNLKNFPIFSKLVVEE; encoded by the coding sequence ATGATGAAGAAAACCCTACTCGCTTTAGCCATGACTGGCGCGATGGCGACAATGGCGCAAGCTGCTGAGATTAAGGTGGCTTTTGACGCTGATCCGGTATCGCTTGACCCACAAGAGCAGCTCTCAGAAGGGACGCTACAAATGGCAAACTGGTTGTTTGACCCGATTGTACGTTTTGATGAGAACTTAGAAATTGAACCTGTACTCGCTGAAAGCTGGGAACAAATTTCACCAACAGTGACGCGTTTTAATCTGCGTAAAGGCATCAAATTCCACAGTGGCAACGATATGACCGCTGATGATGTGCTCTTTACTTATCAACGTATGCTTACTTCCGGTGATTTTAAAGGGTTGTTTGCGCTCTATGAAGGGATTGAAAAGGTTGATGACTACACCATTGATGTGGTCACTAAGGAACCTTACCCCTTGGTTTTGGCTAATATGACCTATCTCTTTGTCATGGACGAGGATTTTTATAGCGGCACTGATGAGAATGGTAAAGACAAAGCGCTGATTGAGAAAAGTACTGGAACTTATGCGTCAACACATGTTTCTGGGACTGGCCCGTTCACCATTGAAAGCCGCCAGCAAGGGGTGGAGAGCGTATATGTGAAGAACCCTGATTACTGGGGTGAGACGGGTAATGTGGATAAATTCACCTTAGTACCAATCAAAGAAAATGCCACCCGTGTGTCGGCGCTGCTCTCTGGTGGGGTTGATTGGATTTACCCTGTGCCACCAACCGACTTGGACCGCGTTGAATCAAATGAAGCTTTTGAGCTCTACAGTATCCCAAGTGATCGCATCATCACCTTCCAAATGAACCAAAATGTGGCCGAACCGTTTAAAGATGCGCGTGTGCGCCAAGCGGTGATTTATGCGGTAAATAATCCAGGGATCGTTGAGAAGATCATGCGTGGTTTTGCGACTGCGGCTGGACAAAACTCACCAGAAGGCTACAGTGGTTATAACCCTGATTTAACCCCTCGCTATGATCTTGAAAAAGCTAAAGAGCTGATGAAAGAGGCTGGCTATGAAGATGGCTTTAGCGTGACGATGATTGCGCCGAATAACCGTTATGTGAATGATGAAAAAATCGCCCAAGCAGTAGCTGCGATGTTGGCAAAAATCAACATCAAAGTGGATTTGACCACCATGCCGAAAGCACAATATTGGGATGAGTTCGATAAATGTGAGGCCGGCATGCCGATGATTGGCTGGTCTTCTGATACGGGCGATAGCGCTAACTACAGCGAATACTTGACCATGACCCGTGACGCGGACAGTGGTGTGGGGCAGTACAACTGTAACGGCAATAGCGCGCCTGAGCTTGATGAGCTGGTCAATAAAGCGAACACCATGGTTGATGGTGAAGAGCGCAATGCGCTGCTTCGTGAGGCGAGTAAGATCGAATACGATGAGGCGATCTTTGTGCCACTACATTGGCAGAACTACAACTGGGGCTATACCAAGCGGATTACCAACTTCCCAGAAACGGTTAACCTGAAAAACTTCCCAATTTTCAGCAAACTAGTCGTGGAAGAATAA